Proteins encoded by one window of Shewanella avicenniae:
- a CDS encoding YbaY family lipoprotein — MNWVKGVFAALLFSTIAGCVTVEPSAPVVINGAAGYREKLALPPGCSITIAVIDLDTPGAIIAQKTFNVARAPVPFKFILPADTISPKINYGVVALIEYQHKVIFQTYDKYPVVNNGKNTVEVMMKAVPIESLK; from the coding sequence ATGAATTGGGTTAAAGGTGTTTTTGCCGCCTTGTTGTTCAGTACCATCGCGGGTTGCGTCACTGTGGAACCCTCCGCGCCTGTAGTGATTAACGGTGCGGCTGGTTATCGTGAAAAATTGGCATTGCCGCCGGGCTGTTCAATTACTATTGCCGTGATCGACCTCGATACGCCGGGCGCGATTATTGCGCAGAAAACCTTTAACGTGGCGCGTGCGCCAGTCCCCTTCAAATTCATTTTGCCCGCTGACACCATTAGCCCAAAAATTAACTATGGCGTTGTGGCGCTGATTGAGTATCAACACAAGGTGATTTTTCAGACTTACGATAAATACCCTGTAGTGAATAATGGTAAGAACACCGTTGAAGTGATGATGAAGGCAGTACCAATTGAGAGTTTGAAGTAA
- the tesB gene encoding acyl-CoA thioesterase II — protein sequence MSHVLDELMSLLALERIETGWYRGQSQDLGFGHVFGGQVMGQALSAARQTVPAERKVHSLHSYFLRAGDEKLPIIYDVENVRDGGSFSARRVKAVQKGRPIFYMTCSFQTEEKGFEHQSTMPDVRGPEGLLNQQELAMTLRDKVPPKMLEKFMADAPIEMRLVNPLTPVAPNDTEPHRYVWMRANGKLPLDHDMHDYMLAYASDFNFLVTAAQPHGVSFLTPGMRMATIDHSIWFHRPVNLNEWILYAIESPNACGGRGYVRGQFFDLQGRLIASATQEGLMRLTDPHGKKD from the coding sequence ATGAGTCATGTGTTAGATGAGTTAATGTCATTATTGGCATTAGAACGGATTGAAACGGGTTGGTATCGTGGGCAGAGTCAGGACTTAGGTTTTGGCCATGTGTTTGGCGGTCAAGTGATGGGTCAAGCATTAAGTGCCGCGCGTCAAACTGTGCCAGCCGAACGTAAAGTGCACTCATTGCATTCCTATTTTCTGCGTGCCGGTGATGAAAAATTACCGATTATTTACGACGTTGAAAATGTGCGCGATGGTGGCAGTTTTAGCGCTCGACGCGTCAAAGCCGTACAAAAAGGCCGGCCGATTTTCTACATGACCTGCTCCTTTCAAACCGAAGAAAAAGGTTTTGAGCATCAATCCACTATGCCGGATGTTCGTGGCCCAGAAGGGCTGCTAAATCAGCAAGAGCTGGCGATGACTTTGCGTGATAAAGTGCCGCCAAAGATGCTTGAGAAATTTATGGCAGATGCACCGATCGAGATGCGCTTGGTTAACCCATTAACGCCGGTTGCGCCTAACGACACGGAACCGCATCGCTATGTATGGATGCGTGCCAACGGTAAATTGCCGCTCGATCACGATATGCATGACTATATGCTCGCCTATGCATCCGACTTCAATTTCTTAGTTACTGCCGCTCAGCCTCATGGCGTGTCATTTTTAACGCCGGGTATGCGCATGGCAACCATTGACCATTCCATCTGGTTCCATCGCCCAGTTAACCTCAATGAATGGATTTTGTACGCGATTGAAAGTCCAAACGCTTGTGGTGGCCGAGGCTATGTGCGCGGTCAGTTCTTTGACCTGCAAGGCCGATTAATTGCCTCCGCAACGCAAGAAGGCTTGATGCGTTTAACTGACCCTCATGGCAAAAAGGATTGA
- a CDS encoding SDR family oxidoreductase, giving the protein MIRFNKRTILITGAASGLGRAFAIALAQRGTRLILVDHHSTHNIKTAIEAMGGLVSCWQCDVSDEAQVDQVTKDILAKHSRVDGLVLSAGIHLPNELEKVATHDWRRQIDVDLDGAFLLSRAFWPLMKAQNYGRVVLLTGASGLFGDQFECAYATAKMGLVGLASCMSQEGEGYNIHVNTLCAHALTPMTSQHLASDVAPMFSMEAPIAVATYLLSDEAPTGQHLLAAAGSVSRAVITQSKPFYFPAADCTAEAVLRAWPRIQETSVVHESKSGEDQIVRWARSASKEHGVLLE; this is encoded by the coding sequence ATGATACGCTTTAATAAACGAACAATATTAATCACCGGCGCAGCCTCAGGGCTAGGAAGAGCGTTTGCGATTGCATTGGCTCAGCGCGGCACTAGGTTGATTCTTGTAGATCACCATTCGACGCACAACATCAAAACCGCCATTGAAGCCATGGGCGGTTTGGTGAGTTGCTGGCAATGCGATGTCTCAGATGAGGCACAAGTTGACCAAGTGACGAAAGACATTCTGGCAAAGCATAGCCGGGTGGATGGTTTGGTGTTATCGGCTGGGATTCATCTGCCCAACGAGTTAGAAAAAGTCGCCACTCACGATTGGCGGCGGCAGATTGATGTTGATCTCGATGGTGCATTTTTACTGAGTCGTGCATTTTGGCCGCTGATGAAAGCACAAAACTATGGCCGCGTTGTGTTGTTAACCGGCGCCAGCGGCTTATTTGGCGACCAGTTTGAGTGTGCTTATGCCACGGCCAAAATGGGGCTGGTGGGATTAGCCAGTTGTATGAGCCAAGAAGGCGAAGGCTACAATATTCACGTAAATACCTTGTGTGCCCATGCGTTAACGCCAATGACCAGTCAACATCTTGCCTCTGATGTCGCGCCAATGTTCTCTATGGAAGCACCTATCGCGGTGGCGACCTATTTGTTAAGCGATGAAGCTCCGACCGGGCAGCATCTTCTGGCCGCTGCTGGCAGTGTGAGTCGCGCAGTGATCACTCAATCAAAACCTTTCTATTTCCCTGCCGCCGATTGCACTGCGGAAGCGGTGTTGCGAGCTTGGCCGCGAATTCAAGAAACAAGCGTGGTACACGAAAGTAAAAGTGGCGAAGATCAGATTGTTAGGTGGGCTAGATCCGCTTCAAAAGAACACGGTGTCTTGCTCGAGTAA
- a CDS encoding 1,4-dihydroxy-2-naphthoate polyprenyltransferase — protein sequence MNPWILAIRPRTLPAAAGPLLVGNFLALPLEKFSIWVAIASMACALLLQIAVNLANDYFDHKNGIDTEERVGPVRVTQSGLLPAHAVRNAMTLCLLLSLAVGSYLIWHGGWPIAILAAASMLGALGYSGGPYPLASHGLGELAAFVFFGLVAVVGSYYLQAGETTAASWLLGSAVGLLNAAIMLVNNTRDIFTDTKAGKKTLAVRIGEAQAKVMYQALVYLPFGLIIAGFLLGQLPGLPVLLTGLSLIMARKLSSDFYQYSGASLNPLLGKTAKLTMMFSALFSFGLVFGV from the coding sequence ATGAATCCTTGGATCCTCGCCATTAGACCTCGTACCCTTCCCGCCGCCGCAGGACCGTTACTCGTAGGTAATTTTTTAGCGCTACCGCTGGAGAAGTTCAGCATTTGGGTGGCCATTGCCTCTATGGCATGCGCCTTGTTACTGCAAATTGCGGTGAATTTGGCCAATGATTATTTTGACCACAAAAACGGGATTGATACCGAAGAGCGCGTTGGCCCCGTGCGAGTCACCCAAAGTGGCTTACTGCCGGCACACGCTGTACGCAATGCGATGACCCTCTGCTTACTGCTATCGCTGGCGGTCGGTTCTTATCTGATTTGGCACGGTGGTTGGCCAATCGCCATTCTTGCTGCAGCCTCGATGTTAGGCGCTTTAGGTTACAGCGGCGGCCCTTACCCATTAGCCTCTCACGGCTTAGGTGAACTGGCAGCCTTTGTCTTCTTCGGCTTAGTTGCGGTTGTTGGCAGTTACTATCTGCAAGCTGGGGAAACCACCGCTGCGTCTTGGTTACTCGGCAGCGCCGTTGGGCTACTCAATGCCGCCATTATGTTGGTGAATAACACCCGCGATATCTTCACTGATACCAAAGCCGGGAAGAAAACCTTAGCGGTGCGAATTGGCGAAGCCCAAGCAAAAGTGATGTATCAGGCGTTGGTCTATCTGCCGTTTGGCTTAATTATCGCAGGTTTCTTGTTAGGGCAACTGCCAGGGTTACCTGTCTTGTTGACTGGCCTATCCTTGATTATGGCACGCAAGTTATCATCTGATTTTTATCAGTATTCTGGCGCATCATTGAACCCATTGTTGGGTAAAACCGCCAAATTAACCATGATGTTTAGCGCGCTGTTCAGCTTTGGCTTAGTGTTTGGCGTGTAA
- the gndA gene encoding NADP-dependent phosphogluconate dehydrogenase, with translation MKSKFEAADIGVIGLGVMGKNLALNIVDNGFSVAAFDLDKAKVEAAEHQAATEVAGREQRLFGVESLAEILASVKAPRVFLLSVPAGRAVDSICDALIEAGAIAEDIVIDTGNSLWTDTVAREKHYQGKLTFFSSAVSGGEVGARFGPSLMPSGDKAAWDRIAPIFTAIAAKVDNETGKPLERHQPGDVIEQGEPCTAYIGPAGSGHYVKMVHNGIEYADMQLICETFHFMQTGLGMSTVQIAEVFERWNKGVLNSYLIEISAEVLRQVDPQTEKPLVEIILDKAGQKGTGLWTAVSSLQLGCPASTIAEAVYARSMSTQKDLRLQLASSLKGPAIAPVSAEEQQQTIDALEAALYCAKVTAYAQGFQMIAMQAKEQHWELDYAAIARIWRAGCIIRAGFLSTISDAFEANDNLSNLLLAEGFASKLNELQGQWRQVVAQAVIKGIPVPCISSALAYFDSLRCEVLPANLLQGQRDFFGSHTFERVDAPKGEFYHITWSESPRKLVKIN, from the coding sequence ATGAAATCCAAGTTTGAAGCAGCAGATATCGGTGTGATCGGTCTGGGCGTTATGGGTAAAAATCTCGCGCTTAATATCGTTGATAATGGTTTTTCTGTTGCTGCGTTTGACCTTGATAAGGCCAAAGTTGAAGCAGCCGAACATCAAGCTGCAACTGAAGTTGCCGGCCGTGAGCAACGTCTATTCGGCGTTGAATCTTTGGCGGAAATCCTTGCCAGCGTTAAAGCGCCGCGCGTCTTCTTGTTATCAGTGCCAGCGGGTCGAGCGGTCGACAGCATTTGTGATGCTTTGATTGAAGCCGGCGCGATTGCTGAAGATATCGTGATCGATACCGGTAACAGCTTGTGGACGGACACCGTCGCGCGCGAAAAACATTACCAAGGCAAGTTGACCTTCTTTAGCTCAGCAGTATCCGGTGGTGAAGTCGGCGCACGTTTTGGACCTTCATTGATGCCGAGTGGCGATAAAGCCGCGTGGGATCGTATCGCACCAATCTTTACTGCCATTGCTGCCAAAGTTGACAACGAAACTGGTAAGCCATTAGAGCGCCATCAGCCAGGTGATGTAATTGAACAAGGTGAACCTTGTACCGCTTACATCGGCCCAGCAGGCTCAGGTCACTACGTAAAAATGGTGCACAACGGTATTGAATACGCCGATATGCAGCTGATCTGCGAAACCTTCCACTTTATGCAAACCGGTCTGGGCATGAGCACAGTGCAGATTGCCGAAGTGTTTGAACGCTGGAATAAAGGCGTGCTGAACAGCTATCTGATTGAGATCAGTGCTGAAGTGTTGCGCCAAGTTGACCCTCAAACCGAAAAACCACTGGTTGAGATTATTCTCGATAAAGCCGGTCAAAAAGGTACTGGCCTGTGGACTGCGGTGAGCAGTTTGCAACTGGGTTGCCCAGCGTCAACGATTGCTGAAGCTGTGTATGCGCGTTCAATGAGCACTCAAAAAGATCTGCGTTTGCAATTGGCCTCTTCATTGAAAGGCCCTGCGATTGCGCCGGTATCAGCGGAAGAACAACAGCAAACCATCGATGCCTTAGAAGCGGCCTTGTACTGTGCGAAAGTGACCGCTTACGCGCAAGGCTTCCAAATGATTGCTATGCAAGCCAAAGAGCAACACTGGGAGTTGGATTACGCGGCCATTGCCCGCATCTGGCGCGCAGGTTGTATCATTCGTGCTGGCTTCCTCAGTACCATCAGTGATGCGTTTGAAGCGAACGATAACCTGAGCAACTTGTTGTTGGCCGAGGGTTTTGCTTCTAAGTTGAACGAACTGCAAGGTCAATGGCGCCAAGTGGTTGCCCAAGCGGTGATCAAGGGTATTCCGGTTCCTTGCATCAGCTCAGCGTTGGCGTATTTTGATTCGCTGCGTTGTGAAGTGTTACCTGCCAACCTGCTGCAAGGTCAACGTGATTTCTTTGGTTCACACACCTTTGAACGGGTTGATGCACCTAAAGGCGAGTTCTACCACATCACGTGGAGTGAATCGCCACGTAAGTTGGTGAAAATCAACTAA
- a CDS encoding propionyl-CoA synthetase — MTDPGLALYKMSLEDKNAFWGESAKLIDWYQPWETVLDESNKPFYRWFSQGQLNTCFNAVDRHVNNGRGEQYAIRYFSPVTDTEYAVTYNELLAQVSRLAGYMQSIGVTKGDRVVIYMPMIPETVYAMLACARLGAIHSVVFGGFAANELATRINDAKPKLVLSASCGVEPSGVVPYKPLLDKALDQSEHKPANCLILQRSQYQAELTAPRDQDWQQSVCKAQAVDCVAVEATDPLYILYTSGTTGQPKGVVRDNGGHAVALAWSMKHIYDIEAGDTFWAASDVGWVVGHSYIVYAPLLVGATTVLYEGKPVGTPDPGVFWKTIERYQVKVFFTAPTAIRAIKREDPNGEYVKKADLSCLSALFLAGERCDPDTLNWSSAKLGKPVIDHWWQTETGWPVAANLMGVEQITIKPGSPARAVPGYQVEVLDEFGEQVPAGKSGNVSIKLPLPPGTLTTLWQNDKRYVDSYLSMYPGYYLTGDAGYMDEEGYLYIMSRIDDIINVAGHRLSTGRFEEVLCQHPAVAEAAVIGVDDTLKGQVPLGLVVLKNGVDIGEDQLHKELVALVRQEIGPVAAFKLVSAVQKLPKTRSGKILRGTMRKIADNKEFTPPATIEDPQTLDLVRSALTRMGYADALLKQHA, encoded by the coding sequence ATGACAGATCCAGGTTTAGCCCTGTATAAAATGTCGCTCGAAGACAAAAACGCATTTTGGGGCGAGAGTGCCAAGTTAATTGACTGGTACCAGCCCTGGGAAACTGTACTAGACGAGAGTAATAAGCCGTTTTATCGCTGGTTCAGTCAAGGACAACTTAACACATGCTTCAATGCTGTTGACCGCCACGTCAACAACGGCCGAGGTGAGCAATACGCTATCCGTTATTTCAGTCCGGTGACGGATACTGAATACGCGGTGACCTATAACGAGTTATTGGCGCAAGTCAGTCGCTTAGCGGGCTACATGCAGTCGATAGGGGTGACCAAAGGCGATCGCGTGGTGATCTACATGCCGATGATCCCTGAAACCGTTTACGCCATGCTGGCTTGTGCGCGTTTAGGTGCGATTCACTCGGTGGTGTTCGGTGGTTTTGCCGCCAACGAACTGGCAACCCGTATCAATGACGCGAAACCCAAATTGGTGTTAAGCGCGTCATGTGGGGTTGAGCCGTCAGGTGTTGTGCCATATAAGCCGTTGCTCGATAAAGCATTGGATCAATCTGAACATAAACCAGCCAACTGTCTTATTTTGCAACGCAGCCAATATCAGGCTGAGTTAACCGCACCTCGCGATCAAGACTGGCAACAATCCGTTTGCAAAGCTCAAGCCGTTGACTGCGTGGCGGTAGAGGCGACTGACCCGCTGTATATTTTGTACACCTCGGGCACCACAGGGCAGCCAAAAGGGGTGGTACGTGATAATGGCGGTCATGCGGTCGCTCTCGCTTGGTCAATGAAACATATCTATGACATTGAAGCGGGTGATACCTTCTGGGCTGCATCTGACGTAGGTTGGGTGGTTGGTCACTCTTATATTGTGTATGCACCGCTGTTAGTAGGTGCCACCACAGTGTTATACGAGGGTAAGCCAGTCGGTACGCCCGATCCGGGCGTGTTTTGGAAAACCATTGAGCGCTATCAAGTTAAAGTCTTTTTTACAGCGCCTACGGCGATTCGTGCCATCAAACGCGAAGACCCAAATGGCGAGTATGTCAAAAAGGCCGATCTCAGCTGCTTGAGCGCGCTGTTCTTGGCGGGTGAGCGTTGCGACCCTGACACCTTAAACTGGTCATCAGCGAAGTTAGGCAAACCGGTCATCGACCATTGGTGGCAAACCGAAACCGGTTGGCCGGTTGCAGCGAACTTGATGGGGGTTGAGCAGATCACCATTAAGCCGGGTTCGCCTGCACGTGCAGTACCGGGTTATCAAGTTGAAGTACTTGATGAATTTGGTGAGCAAGTGCCAGCGGGGAAGTCTGGCAACGTCTCGATTAAATTGCCGTTACCGCCAGGCACGCTGACAACCCTTTGGCAAAACGATAAACGTTACGTCGACAGTTATCTCAGCATGTATCCCGGCTATTACCTCACCGGTGATGCGGGCTATATGGATGAAGAGGGATACCTCTACATTATGAGCCGTATTGACGACATTATTAACGTCGCTGGCCACCGCTTGTCTACCGGCCGCTTTGAAGAGGTGTTGTGCCAGCATCCGGCAGTTGCTGAAGCCGCGGTGATTGGCGTGGATGACACCTTGAAAGGGCAGGTGCCACTTGGCTTGGTGGTACTTAAAAATGGGGTCGACATCGGTGAAGACCAACTCCACAAAGAGTTAGTTGCTTTGGTCAGGCAGGAAATTGGTCCTGTGGCTGCGTTTAAACTGGTGAGTGCAGTGCAGAAACTGCCAAAAACCCGTTCTGGGAAGATTCTGCGTGGCACCATGCGTAAAATTGCTGACAACAAAGAGTTTACGCCGCCAGCCACCATTGAAGATCCACAAACGCTTGACCTTGTTCGTAGCGCATTAACGCGAATGGGATATGCCGATGCGTTGCTGAAACAGCACGCCTAA
- a CDS encoding MerR family transcriptional regulator — protein sequence MSIKPSPSTSFSISDLSKEFDITTRSIRFYEDQGLLKPKRRGQTRIYSMKDRVRLKLILRGKRLGFSLSETRTLFELYDAEKGSTSQLNTMLKLIEDKKTALQQQMDDIKIVLMELSSAENQCRQALADISDK from the coding sequence ATGAGTATTAAGCCGAGTCCATCTACTTCTTTTTCAATCAGTGACTTATCAAAAGAATTTGATATCACCACAAGAAGTATTCGTTTTTACGAGGATCAAGGACTGCTTAAGCCAAAACGCCGTGGCCAAACCCGCATTTACAGCATGAAGGATCGCGTCCGTCTGAAGTTGATTTTACGAGGAAAAAGACTGGGGTTTTCTCTATCAGAGACACGCACGTTGTTTGAGTTGTACGATGCCGAAAAAGGCAGCACTTCACAATTGAACACTATGCTGAAGCTGATAGAGGATAAGAAAACCGCCTTGCAACAGCAGATGGACGACATCAAAATTGTGTTGATGGAATTATCTTCCGCAGAAAACCAATGTCGTCAGGCACTTGCAGATATTTCTGATAAGTAA
- a CDS encoding isovaleryl-CoA dehydrogenase, which produces MATRYTPLDFGFAAELDMLRDAVSEFSQDVIAPIAAEIDQQNRFPAELWPRLGELGLLGITVSEEYGGAGMGYLAHVIAMEEISRASASVGLSYGAHSNLCVNQIFRNGNHRQKQHYLPKLISGEHIGALAMSEPNAGSDVVSMTLNATDDGDVFCLNGSKMWITNGPDADVFIVYAKTAPELGAHGISAFIVERSFAGFATAQKLDKLGMRGSSTCELVFNNCCVPKANLLGELNQGVKVLMSGLDYERLVLAGGPLGIISACLDLAHPYTAERKQFGKAIGEFQLVQAKLADMYTAMNTAKAYVYSVARACDNGKVSRKDTAGAILYSAEVATKAALDTIQLLGGNGYINDYPAGRLLRDAKLYEIGAGTSEIRRMLIGRELFQESQ; this is translated from the coding sequence ATGGCGACACGTTACACGCCGCTAGATTTTGGTTTTGCCGCAGAGCTCGATATGTTACGCGATGCGGTGTCCGAGTTCAGTCAAGACGTTATCGCACCAATCGCTGCTGAGATTGATCAGCAAAATCGCTTCCCCGCAGAACTCTGGCCTAGGTTAGGCGAATTGGGTTTGCTCGGCATTACCGTCAGCGAAGAATACGGCGGCGCAGGCATGGGCTATCTTGCACATGTGATTGCAATGGAAGAAATCTCCAGAGCATCAGCCTCTGTCGGGTTATCTTACGGCGCCCACTCCAACCTGTGTGTTAACCAAATCTTTCGCAACGGTAATCACCGCCAGAAACAGCACTACCTGCCTAAATTAATCAGTGGCGAACATATTGGTGCCTTAGCCATGAGTGAGCCCAATGCTGGCTCAGACGTGGTGTCAATGACGCTAAACGCCACGGATGATGGTGATGTGTTTTGTCTAAACGGCAGCAAGATGTGGATTACCAATGGCCCCGATGCTGACGTGTTCATCGTATATGCCAAAACGGCGCCGGAGCTTGGTGCCCACGGGATCAGCGCTTTTATTGTTGAACGAAGTTTTGCCGGATTCGCCACCGCGCAAAAGCTCGATAAGCTGGGCATGCGCGGTTCCAGTACTTGTGAGTTAGTGTTCAACAACTGCTGCGTGCCTAAAGCCAACTTGCTCGGGGAACTGAACCAAGGCGTCAAAGTGCTAATGAGCGGGCTCGATTACGAGCGGCTGGTACTTGCTGGCGGCCCGCTTGGGATCATCTCCGCCTGTCTCGATCTTGCCCATCCCTACACCGCCGAACGCAAGCAGTTTGGTAAAGCCATCGGCGAATTTCAGCTAGTACAAGCCAAACTGGCAGATATGTATACCGCAATGAACACGGCTAAGGCTTACGTTTACAGCGTGGCGCGGGCGTGTGATAACGGCAAAGTCAGCCGCAAAGATACCGCGGGCGCCATTCTCTACAGCGCAGAAGTCGCCACCAAAGCAGCGCTCGATACCATCCAACTGCTTGGCGGCAATGGCTACATCAATGACTACCCAGCAGGCAGGCTGTTACGAGATGCAAAACTGTATGAGATTGGTGCTGGGACTTCAGAAATACGCCGCATGCTGATTGGCCGCGAGCTGTTTCAAGAAAGTCAGTAA
- a CDS encoding carboxyl transferase domain-containing protein — protein sequence MSVIANQVNPNLEEFQQRAAAMQQLVNTLQRQAAIIVEGGGAEALARHCSKGKLAPRERVAKLLDAGSPFLEIGQFAAHQVYDEAVPAAGVIAGIGRVSGVDCMIIANDPTVKGGSYYPLTVKKHLRAQAIAERCQLPCIYLVDSGGAYLPLQADVFPDRDHFGRIFFNQARMSAKGIAQIAVVMGLCTAGGAYVPAMADESIIVANQGTIFLAGPPLVKAATGEEVSAEELGGGDVHTRLSGVADHLAQDDAHALQLARNAVSRLNHAAVERPRAALPPRYSADELYGIVGTDLKKPVDVLQVIARLLDDSDFDEFKANFGTSLVCGFGKLHGHAVGIIANNGILFSESAQKGTHFIELCCQRNIPLIFLQNITGFMVGKKYEQQGIAKHGAKMVMAVACANVPKFTVIIGGSYGAGNYGMCGRAYDPTMMWSWPNARISVMGGEQAANVLATVKRDGLQRKGVAWSAADESTFKQPIIDKYEQEGDPYYASARLWDDGIIDPAQTRDVLGLALTAVANAPIEPTQFGVFRI from the coding sequence ATGAGTGTGATTGCAAATCAAGTCAATCCCAATCTTGAGGAGTTCCAGCAACGCGCTGCCGCAATGCAGCAGTTAGTCAACACGCTGCAACGGCAGGCTGCGATCATTGTCGAAGGCGGTGGCGCTGAGGCATTGGCACGCCATTGCAGCAAAGGCAAATTGGCACCACGCGAACGGGTAGCAAAACTACTCGATGCAGGTTCCCCGTTTTTAGAAATCGGCCAATTTGCCGCGCATCAGGTCTATGACGAAGCCGTGCCAGCGGCTGGAGTCATCGCCGGAATTGGCCGCGTCAGTGGTGTGGACTGCATGATTATCGCCAACGACCCCACTGTGAAAGGCGGCAGTTATTACCCGCTGACAGTAAAAAAGCATCTGCGTGCACAAGCCATTGCCGAACGCTGCCAGCTGCCCTGCATCTATCTGGTCGATTCTGGTGGTGCTTACCTTCCTCTGCAAGCAGATGTGTTCCCCGACCGCGATCATTTTGGCCGCATTTTCTTTAATCAAGCACGCATGTCCGCCAAAGGCATCGCCCAAATCGCGGTGGTTATGGGACTGTGCACGGCGGGTGGCGCATACGTACCTGCGATGGCCGATGAGTCGATCATTGTCGCCAATCAGGGGACAATTTTTCTTGCCGGACCACCACTTGTGAAGGCCGCAACCGGAGAAGAAGTCTCGGCTGAAGAACTCGGCGGCGGTGATGTACACACCCGTTTATCGGGTGTAGCCGACCATCTTGCGCAAGATGATGCCCATGCGTTGCAGTTAGCACGAAATGCCGTGAGCCGACTTAATCACGCTGCCGTTGAACGACCTCGAGCAGCCTTGCCACCTCGCTATAGCGCCGATGAACTCTATGGCATTGTCGGTACCGATCTTAAAAAGCCAGTTGATGTATTACAGGTCATCGCCCGTTTGCTGGACGACTCAGATTTTGATGAATTCAAAGCCAATTTTGGCACCAGCTTGGTGTGCGGTTTTGGCAAATTGCATGGCCATGCTGTCGGCATTATCGCCAATAACGGCATTCTGTTTTCAGAGTCAGCCCAAAAAGGCACCCACTTTATTGAGCTTTGTTGCCAACGCAATATTCCATTGATTTTCCTTCAAAACATTACCGGCTTTATGGTCGGAAAAAAATATGAGCAACAAGGCATTGCGAAACACGGTGCCAAAATGGTGATGGCGGTGGCCTGCGCCAACGTGCCGAAATTTACCGTGATCATCGGCGGCAGTTATGGCGCAGGAAACTACGGTATGTGTGGTCGCGCCTATGACCCAACCATGATGTGGAGTTGGCCGAACGCCCGTATCTCGGTGATGGGCGGCGAGCAAGCCGCCAATGTGTTGGCGACAGTGAAGCGCGATGGTTTACAGCGCAAAGGTGTTGCTTGGTCAGCTGCTGATGAAAGCACATTTAAACAGCCCATCATCGATAAATATGAGCAAGAAGGCGATCCGTATTACGCCAGTGCGCGACTTTGGGACGATGGCATTATCGACCCAGCACAAACCCGCGATGTACTGGGGTTAGCATTAACGGCTGTGGCTAATGCCCCAATTGAACCGACCCAGTTTGGCGTATTCAGAATTTAG
- a CDS encoding enoyl-CoA hydratase-related protein, giving the protein MQALLMETDTRGICRLTLNRSQSANALDEQLISDLIDALEHLATLRDCRVLLLQGAGKHFSAGADLGWMQRQAQMDYDANVEDAARLAKLMQVLDEFPKPTIALVQGAAYGGALGLICCCDIVLAAESARFCLSEVKLGLIPAVISPYVNRSIGMRQLRRYALSAEVIDAFTALQLGLVHQLASELDHSAAKLIDAILQGSPEAQRQCKSLLAKVNDKSFDDSLRILTARAIADARSSSEAHEGMSAFFEKRAASWQVSANTHAPLSGGKHD; this is encoded by the coding sequence ATGCAAGCCTTACTGATGGAAACCGACACCCGCGGGATCTGCCGTCTAACCCTCAATCGCTCGCAAAGTGCTAATGCGCTTGATGAACAGCTGATTAGCGATCTTATCGATGCGCTGGAGCACTTAGCCACCTTACGTGATTGCCGCGTCTTGTTGCTGCAAGGTGCAGGCAAACACTTTAGTGCCGGTGCAGATCTCGGTTGGATGCAGCGCCAAGCTCAAATGGACTACGACGCTAATGTGGAAGATGCGGCACGACTGGCCAAACTGATGCAGGTGCTGGATGAATTTCCCAAGCCGACCATCGCATTGGTACAAGGTGCAGCTTATGGCGGCGCGCTGGGACTGATTTGTTGCTGCGACATAGTCTTAGCCGCTGAGTCTGCGCGTTTTTGTTTAAGTGAAGTCAAACTTGGACTCATCCCCGCTGTCATATCCCCTTATGTCAATCGCAGCATCGGCATGCGCCAACTCCGACGTTATGCGCTGAGCGCTGAAGTCATCGATGCTTTTACCGCCTTGCAGCTCGGTTTAGTGCATCAATTAGCCTCCGAACTCGACCACAGCGCCGCTAAGCTCATCGATGCCATTTTACAAGGCAGCCCAGAAGCACAGCGACAATGTAAATCGTTACTCGCCAAAGTGAATGACAAAAGTTTTGATGACTCGCTACGCATCCTTACCGCCCGCGCCATTGCCGATGCCCGCAGCAGCAGCGAAGCTCATGAGGGCATGAGTGCCTTTTTTGAAAAACGCGCTGCCAGTTGGCAAGTGTCAGCCAACACTCACGCACCACTCTCGGGAGGCAAGCATGACTGA